A window from Physeter macrocephalus isolate SW-GA chromosome 11, ASM283717v5, whole genome shotgun sequence encodes these proteins:
- the MAP1A gene encoding microtubule-associated protein 1A isoform X1: MLPTMDGVAEFSEYVSETVDVPSPFDLLEPPTSGGFLKLSKPCCYIFPGGRGDSALFAVNGFNILVDGGSDRKSCFWKLVRHLDRIDSVLLTHIGADNLPGINGLLQRKVAELEEEQSQGSSSYSDWVKNLISPELGVVFFNVPDKLRLPDASRKAKRSIEEACLTLQHLNRLGIQAEPLYRVVSNTIEPLTLFHKMGVGRLDMYVLNPVKDSKEMQFLMQKWAGNSKAKTGIVLANGKEAEISVPYLTSITALVVWLPANPTEKIVRVLFPGNAPQNKILEGLEKLRHLDFLRYPVATQKELATGAVPANLKPSKIKQRADSKESLKATTKTAVGKLAKREEVAEEGAKEARSELAKELAKTEKKVKESSEKPPEKPAKPEKVRTESSEALKAEKRKLIKDKVGKKHLKEKISKLEEKKDKEKKEIKKERKDLKKDEGRKEEKKDAKKEEKKKDTKPEVKKISKPDLKPFTPEVRKTLYKAKAPGRVKMEKSRAARGEKELCSEPRTPPAQKGAAPFPTRELALSSPEDLTQDFEELKREETGLLAEQRDTGLGEKPLPPDTAEEGLPSTVAPGAPPSVTGLEPEEPVIKEKEAVPDIPEEQDSKDRGPDSGAETERERAPWEEKKAKESEGLPDRTEAREESEPEVKEDVIEKAELEEMEELHPSDEEEEEETKAEGFYQKHMQEALKVTPRGREALGGQELGLQGKAPEKETSSFLSSLATPAGATEHVSYIQDETIPGYSETEQTISDEEIHDEPEERAAPPRFPTGTYDLPGPEGPGPFEASQPADNAVPTTPSKGYGAPESELTYPPNMVAAPLAEEEHVSSATSITECDKLSSFATSVAEDQSVASLTAPQTEETGKSSLLLDTVTSIPSSHTEATQGLDYVPSAGTISPTSSLEEDKGFKSPPCEEFSVTGESEKRGEIVRRGLSGEKAVEEEEEEEEEETANVQMSEKLHGQYEPLMFAAPGHTLHPGEPAVGEAEERCLSPDDSTVKMASPPPSGPPSATHTPFHQSPVEEKSEPQDFQEADSWGDTKRTPGVGKEDAAEGTVKPGPEEGTPEEEGKLPPPRSPQAQEAPISIVGGHAGCTVQLLPEQDKAIVFETVEAGEPTGPILETEALPRDLRTSHQEPGEPQKDEVLQFPDRGLSPEEVESLSVLSVVSPDIANQEAIPRSPCVLTEQHLHKDLWPQVSPEDTRSLSLSEESPSKETSLDISSKQLSPESLGTLQFGELTLGKEEKGPLMQTEDTSHRLAPVSIPEARATTLSPPTDGTSGYAAQADVTDESPDGKLPASSFSHSALLGDGKHSPGMITSPGEHILTPDSSLTKSPESLPSPAMEDIAMEWGGKVPELKDRPPEKKEKGPEPKDEVLQQKDKSLEQKGTAIYRKDEVLKEKDKAVEQQDKALEQKGRDSEHRDTALEQKDKALEGKDKDLEPKDRDLEPKDKTLEQEDKVPGEKDEILEQKVRDSEHKDKVPEDKVPELKGKALEQKDEAPEQDKVPEQKDKALEKKDQALEQKYLALEQKGEALEQNIKAVEQKDKILEEKDKTQEQESPVQEDKTMTLKEKILEEKSPEKVEAVGQKEEALLEKTKALGLEESPVQEDKAREQDEKYWKEQDVVQEWQETSPARGEPVGEQKEPARTWEDTSPEQEDRYWRGREDVVLEQDTYWRELSCERKVWFPHELGGQGARPRFTEERESTFLDEGPDDEQEVAPLEHTPKSPWASDFKGFQEPSPQKELEVERWLAESPVGLPPEEEDKLTRSPFEIISPPASPPEMVGQRVPPATEQESPIPDPKPMPPMRNEPTTPSWLADIPPWVPKDRPLPPAPLSPAPAPPTPAPQPLTPAPFSWDTAEYDSVVAAVQDGAAELEGGPYSPLGKDYRKAEGEREEEGGVGVPDSSPRRSKVPEASESHASKEPEQAEPEQREPTPYPDERSFQYADIYEQMMLTGLGPACPTREPPLGAAGDWPPHISTKEEAAGRSTSAEKELSSPVSPHRLQFDTPTFSYAALAGPTVPPKQEPEPGPSVDPSLIPPAIPPRAPIPQSKGPSPPLNGNILSRSPDRRTPSPKEPGRGHWDDSTSDLELEKGAREQPEKEAQSPSPPQPMPAGPSTLWPESEAHTSPSSDSHLGPTRPILDFPASAFGFSSLQPAPPQLPSPAEPRSAPCGSLAFSGDRALALAPGPPPRARHDEYLEVTKAPSLDSSLPQLPSPSSPGAPLSSLPRPASPALSEGSSSEATTPVISSVAERFPPGLEAAEQGSVELVPGVEPAAHGLWDLTPLSPAPPASLDLAPPLAPSLHGDMDEGTLPCRLECSGAATKRPSPLQDPSRDCATNGPTETSPKPPGPAPAEAEKGKAEGCPAWERGAWPEGAERSSRPDTLLYPEQPLCPGGASGDQPRSVSPEMEAGPQGCAAEPRPHRGELSPSFLNPPLPQSMDDSALLTEEARLVGRGGRRRVGAAGATGGPCPVADETPPTSVSDSGSSQSDSDVPPETEECPSITAEAALDSDEDGDFLPVDKAGGFSGTHHPRPGHDPPPIPQPDPRPSPPRPDVCMADPEGLSSESGRVERLREKEKTQGRVGRRAPGRAKPASPAQRLDLRGKRSPTPGKGTADRASRVPPRPRSTPSQVTPAEEKDGHSPMSKGLVNGLKAGPTALGSKGGSGPPVYVDLAYIPNHCSGKTADLDFFRRVRASYYVVSGNDPANGEPSRAVLDALLEGKAQWGENLQVTLIPTHDTEATREWYQQTHEQQQQLNVLVLASSSTVVMQDESFPACKIEF; this comes from the exons ATGCTGCCCACCATGGATGGCGTGGCTGAGTTCTCCGAGTACGTCTCCGAGACCGTGGATGTGCCATCCCCCTTTGACCTGCTGGAGCCCCCCACCTCAGGGGGCTTCCTCAAGCTCTCCAAGCCATGCTGCTACATCTTCCCTGGCGGCCGCGGGGACTCTGCCCTCTTTGCCGTGAATGGTTTCAACATCCTGGTGGATGGTGGCTCTGATCGCAAGTCCTGCTTCTGGAAGCTGGTGCGGCACCTGGACCGCATTGACTCCGTGCTGCTCACACACATCGGGGCAGACAACCTGCCAGGCATCAATGGACTCCTGCAGCGCAAAGTGGCAGAACTGGAGGAGGAGCAGTCCCAGGGCTCTAGCAGCTACAGTGACTGGGTGAAGAACCTCATCTCCCCCGAGCTTGGAGTCGTCTTCTTCAACGTGCCCGATAAGCTGCGGCTGCCTGATGCCTCGCGGAAGGCCAAGCGCAGCATTGAGGAGGCCTGCCTCACTCTGCAGCACTTAAACCGCCTAGGCATCCAGGCCGAGCCCCTCTACCGTGTGGTCAGCAACACCATCGAGCCGCTGACCCTCTTCCACAAGATGGGTGTGGGCCGCCTGGACATGTACGTCCTCAACCCTGTCAAGGATAGCAAGGAGATGCAGTTCCTCATGCAAAAGTGGGCAGGCAACAGTAAAGCTAAGACAGGCATTGTGCTGGCTAATGGGAAGGAGGCTGAGATCTCGGTGCCCTACCTGACCTCCATCACTGCTCTGGTGGTCTGGCTACCAGCCAACCCCACTGAGAAGATTGTGCGCGTGCTTTTTCCAGGGAATGCTCCCCAGAACAAGATCTTGGAGGGCCTGGAAAAGCTTCGACACCTGGACTTCCTGCGCTACCCCGTGGCCACGCAGAAGGAGCTGGCCACTGGGGCTGTGCCTGCCAACCTCAAACCCAGCAAAATCAAACAGCGGGCTGATAGCAAGGAGAGCCTCAAGGCCACAACCAAGACAGCCGTGGGCAAGCTGGCCAAACGGGAGGAGGTGGCCGAAGAGGGAGCCAAGGAGGCCCGCTCAGAACTGGCCAAGGAGTTAGCCAAGACAGAGAAGAAGGTAAAGGAGTCATCTGAGAAGCCCCCAGAGAAGCCTGCCAAGCCTGAGAAGGTGAGGACAGAGTCGAGTGAGGCACTGAAGGCAGAGAAGCGAAAGCTGATCAAAGACAAGGTGGGGAAGAAGCACCTGAAAGAAAAGATATCAaagctggaagagaaaaaagacaaagagaagaaagagatcaagaaagagaggaaggaccTCAAgaaggatgaaggaaggaaggaagaaaagaaggatgccaagaaggaggagaagaagaaagatacCAAACCTGAGGTCAAAAAGATTTCCAAGCCAGACCTGAAGCCCTTTACCCCTGAGGTACGTAAGACCCTCTACAAAGCCAAGGCCCCCGGCAGAGTCAAGATGGAGAAGAGCCGGGCTGCCCGTGGGGAGAAGGAGCTGTGCTCTGAGCCCCGGACACCCCCAGCCCAAAAGGGGGCTGCACCATTCCCAACAAGGGAGCTGGCCCTGTCTTCACCAGAGGATCTCACACAGGACTTCGAGGAGTTGAAGCGTGAGGAGACGGGGTTGCTGGCTGAACAAAGGGACACAGGACTAGGAGAGAAACCACTCCCCCCAGACACTGCAGAGGAGGGACTCCCAAGCACAGTGGCCCCGGGGGCACCACCCTCTGTCACAGGGCTGGAACCAGAAGAGCCTGTGATAAAGGAGAAAGAGGCTGTCCCAGACATCCCTGAGGAACAAGACAGCAAGGACAGAGGCCCAGACTCTGGGGCTGAAACAGAGAGAGAGCGAGCCCCctgggaggaaaagaaggcaaaagaaTCAGAGGGGCTCCCCGACAGAACAGAAGCCAGAGAGGAAAGTGAACCTGAGGTAAAGGAGGACGTGATAGAGAAGGCCGAGTTAGAGGAAATGGAGGAGCTGCACCCTTCAGacgaggaggaagaagaagagacaaaggCTGAGGGTTTTTACCAAAAACATATGCAAGAAGCCTTGAAGGTAACGCCAAGGGGCAGGGAGGCTCTCGGGGGCCAGGAACTAGGACTCCAAGGCAAGGCCCCTGAGAAGGAGACCTCGTCATTCCTAAGTAGCCTGGCCACCCCTGCAGGAGCCACTGAGCACGTCTCTTACATCCAGGACGAGACAATCCCTGGCTACTCCGAGACCGAGCAGACTATCTCAGATGAGGAGATACACGATGAGCCGGAGGAGCGCGCAGCTCCACCTAGATTTCCTACAGGTACCTATGACCTCCCTGGGCCTGAAGGTCCTGGCCCCTTTGAGGCTAGCCAGCCTGCAGACAATGCTGTTCCCACCACCCCCAGCAAAGGCTATGGAGCGCCAGAGTCGGAACTCACCTACCCCCCAAACATGGTGGCCGCCCCTCTGGCTGAAGAGGAGCATGTGTCCTCGGCCACCTCAATCACTGAGTGTGACAAGCTTTCTTCCTTTGCCACATCCGTGGCTGAGGACCAGTCTGTGGCTTCACTCACAGCTCCCCAGACAGAGGAGACAGGCAAGAGCTCCCTGCTGCTTGACACGGTTACAAGCATCCCCTCCTCCCACACGGAAGCCACTCAGGGCCTGGACTACGTGCCATCAGCTGGTACCATCTCACCCACCTCCTCACTGGAAGAAGACAAAGGTTTCAAATCACCACCCTGTGAGGAGTTCTCCGTGACTGGGGAgtcagagaagagaggagagattgTACGGAGAGGCTTGTCTGGAGAGAAAGCcgtggaagaggaagaggaagaggaagaggaggagaccgCAAATGTACAGATGTCCGAGAAACTTCATGGTCAGTATGAACCCCTGATGTTTGCTGCCCCTGGGCACACCCTACATCCAGGGGAACCAGCCGTTGGAGAAGCGGAGGAGCGCTGCCTCAGCCCAGATGACAGCACAGTGAAGATGGCCTCTCCCCCACCATCTGGCCCACCCAGTGCCACCCACACGCCCTTTCATCAGTCCCCAGTGGAAGAAAAGTCTGAGCCCCAAGACTTTCAGGAAGCAGACTCCTGGGGAGATACTAAGCGTACACCAGGTGTGGGCAAGGAAGATGCTGCAGAAGGGACAGTCAAGCCAGGGCCTGAAGAGGGCACaccagaggaggagggaaagctGCCTCCTCCCAGGAGCCCCCAGGCCCAGGAAGCACCCATCAGCATTGTTGGAGGACATGCAGGCTGTACCGTCCAACTGCTGCCAGAACAGGACAAAGCAATAGTCTTTGAGACCGTGGAGGCGGGAGAGCCCACAGGGCCGATTCTGGAAACAGAAGCCCTTCCCAGAGATTTGAGAACATCACACCAAGAACCTGGTGAACCTCAGAAAGATGAGGTGCTCCAGTTTCCTGACCGAGGCCTCTCCCCTGAAGAGGTGGAGTCCCTCTCTGTCCTCAGCGTGGTCTCCCCAGACATTGCCAACCAAGAAGCCATCCCTAGGTCTCCCTGTGTCCTGACAGAGCAGCACCTACACAAAGACCTTTGGCCACAGGTATCTCCAGAAGACACCCGGTCGCTTTCTCTCTCAGAAGAGAGTCCCAGCAAGGAGACCTCTCTGGATATCTCTTCTAAGCAGCTGTCTCCAGAAAGCCTTGGCACCCTCCAGTTTGGGGAACTAAcccttggaaaggaagaaaaagggccTCTGATGCAGACTGAGGACACCTCTCACCGCCTAGCCCCTGTGTCTATTCCAGAAGCCCGTGCAACCACACTGTCACCTCCCACAGATGGGACCAGTGGATATGCTGCACAGGCAGACGTCACAGATGAGAGCCCTGACGGAAAATTACCTGCCAGCTCCTTCTCTCACTCTGCACTGTTGGGAGATGGGAAGCACTCACCTGGAATGATCACAAGCCCTGGTGAACACATTCTGACACCTGATAGCTCCCTCACCAAGAGTCCTGAGTCCTTGCCAAGCCCTGCCATGGAGGATATTGCCATGGAGTGGGGAGGTAAAGTTCCAGAGTTGAAAGACAGACCcccagagaagaaggagaagggacCTGAGCCAAAGGATGAAGTCCTACAGCAGAAGGACAAAAGTCTGGAGCAGAAGGGCACAGCCATCTATCGGAAAGATGAGGTTCTGAAAGAAAAGGACAAGGCTGTGGAACAGCAGGATAAGGCTTtggaacaaaaaggaagagaCTCAGAACATAGGGACACAGCCCTGGAACAAAAGGACAAGGCCCTGGAAGGAAAAGACAAAGACTTAGAACCTAAAGACAGAGACTTAGAACCAAAAGACAAGACCTTGGAACAGGAGGACAAGGTCCCAGGAGAGAAAGATGAAATCTTAGAACAAAAAGTCAGAGACTCTGAACATAAAGACAAGGTTCCAGAGGACAAGGTTCCTGAACTGAAGGGCAAGGCCTTAGAACAGAAAGATGAAGCCCCTGAGCAGGACAAGGTCCCGGAACAGAAGGACAAGGCCTTAGAAAAGAAGGACCAGGCTTTAGAACAAAAATACTTGGCCCTAGAACAGAAGGGTGAAGCTCTGGAACAAAACATTAAGGCTGTTGAACAAAAAGACAAGATTCTGGAAGAGAAGGACAAAACTCAGGAGCAGGAGAGTCCTGTGCAGGAGGATAAAACCATGACACTAAAGGAGAAGATCCTAGAGGAAAAATCTCCAGAAAAAGTCGAGGCTGTGGGACAGAAGGAAGAAGCTCTGCTGGAGAAGACCAAAGCTCTGGGGCTGGAAGAGAGCCCAGTGCAGGAGGACAAGGCCCGGGAGCAGGATGAGAAGTACTGGAAGGAGCAGGACGTGGTCCAGGAGTGGCAAGAAACATCTCCAGCCAGAGGAGAGCCAGTTGGAGAACAGAAGGAGCCTGCCCGGACATGGGAGGACACATCTCCTGAGCAGGAGGACAGGTACTGGAGGGGCAGAGAGGATGTGGTCCTGGAACAGGACACATACTGGAGGGAGCTGAGCTGTGAGCGGAAGGTCTGGTTCCCTCATGAGCTGGGTGGCCAGGGGGCCCGGCCACGGTTCACAGAAGAGCGGGAGAGCACTTTCCTCGATGAGGGGCCGGATGATGAGCAGGAAGTGGCCCCCTTGGAGCATACACCCAAGAGTCCCTGGGCCTCAGACTTTAAGGGCTTCCAGGAGCCCTCACCACAGAAGGAGCTGGAGGTGGAGCGCTGGCTTGCTGAGTCACCAGTTGGGCTGCCACCAGAGGAAGAGGACAAGCTGACTCGCTCCCCTTTTGAGATCATCTCTCCTCCGGCCTCCCCGCCTGAGATGGTTGGACAGAGGGTTCCACCGGCCACAGAACAAGAGAGCCCTATCCCAGATCCTAAGCCCATGCCACCCATGAGGAATGAGCCCACCACCCCCTCATGGCTGGCTGACATCCCACCATGGGTACCCAAGGAcagacccctgccccctgcacctctctccccagctccagctCCCCCAACACCTGCCCCACAGCCACTCACTCCTGCGCCCTTCTCTTGGGACACAGCCGAGTATGACAGTGTGGTGGCTGCAGTGCAGGATGGGGCAGCTGAGTTGGAAGGCGGGCCGTACTCCCCCCTAGGGAAGGACTACCGCAAGgctgaaggggaaagggaagaagaaggtGGGGTTGGGGTTCCTGACAGCAGCCCCCGCAGGTCAAAGGTCCCAGAGGCCAGCGAGAGCCATGCCTCTAAGGAGCCCGAGCAGGCCGAGCCAGAGCAGAGAGAGCCCACACCCTATCCCGATGAGCGAAGCTTCCAGTACGCAGACATCTATGAGCAGATGATGCTTACTGGGCTGGGCCCTGCATGCCCCACTAGAGAGCCTCCACTTGGAGCAGCTGGGGACTGGCCCCCACACATCTCCACCAAGGAGGAGGCTGCTGGCCGAAGCACATCTGCAGAGAAGGAGCTTTCGTCTCCTGTCTCACCCCATCGCCTCCAATTCGACACTCCAACCTTCAGCTATGCAGCTCTGGCGGGACCCACCGTACCCCCCAAGCAGGAGCCTGAGCCAGGGCCAAGCGTGGATCCCAGCCTCATCCCACCTGCAATACCCCCCCGTGCTCCTATCCCCCAGAGCAAAGGCCCAAGCCCCCCACTTAATGGTAACATCCTGAGCCGTAGCCCAGATAGGAGAACCCCATCCCCCAAGGAACCAGGCCGTGGTCACTGGGATGACAGCACGAGTGACTTGGAGCTGGAGAAGGGGGCTCGGGAGCAGCCTGAGAAAGAGGCCCAGTCCCCAAGTCCCCCGCAACCCATGCCTGCAGGCCCCTCCACCCTGTGGCCTGAAAGTGAGGCACATACCAGCCCTTCCTCGGACTCACACCTGGGTCCTACCCGACCCATCCTGGACTTCCCTGCATCAGCCTTTGGCTTCTCCTCATTGCAGCCAGCTCCTCCACAGCTGCCCTCTCCAGCGGAACCCCGCTCGGCACCCTGTGGGTCCCTTGCCTTCTCTGGTGACCGAGCTTTGGCTCTGGCTCCAGGGCCCCCCCCCAGAGCCCGGCATGATGAGTACCTAGAAGTAACCAAGGCCCCCAGCCTGGACTCTTCACTGCCCCAGCTCCCATCACCCAGCTCTCCTGGGGCCCCTCTCTCCAGTCTGCCGCGACCTGCCTCACCAGCCCTATCTGAAGGCTCCTCTTCTGAGGCCACCACACCTGTGATTTCGAGTGTGGCTGAGCGCTTCCCTCCCGGCCTGGAGGCTGCAGAACAAGGGTCTGTAGAGCTGGTCCCAGGAGTGGAACCAGCTGCCCACGGCCTCTGGGACCTCACTCCTCTGAGCCCAGCACCTCCAGCTTCactggacttggccccacctctggcTCCAAGCCTGCATGGAGACATGGATGAGGGTACCCTGCCCTGCCGCCTGGAGTGCTCAGGGGCAGCCACCAAGAGGCCAAGCCCCTTGCAGGACCCCTCCAGGGATTGTGCCACCAATGGCCCAACTGAAACCAGCCCCaagcccccaggccctgccccagctgaggctgagaaaggaaAGGCTGAGGGCTGCCCGGCCTGGGAACGTGGGGCCTGGCCTGAGGGAGCCGAGAGGAGCTCCAGGCCTGACACGCTGCTCTACCCTGAGCAGCCACTGTGCCCTGGAGGGGCCTCTGGAGACCAACCTAGAAGTGTCTCCCCTGAGATGGAGGCTGGGCCCCAGGGATGTGCTGCTGAGCCCCGGCCCCATCGTGGGGAGCTCTCTCCATCCTTCCTGAACCCACCTCTGCCTCAATCTATGGATGACAGTGCCCTCTTAACTGAGGAAGCTCGGCTGGTAGGGAGAGGGGGGCGGCGTCGGGTGGgggctgcaggggccacaggGGGCCCCTGCCCTGTGGCAGATGAGACACCCCCGACGTCAGTCAGCGACTCGGGCTCCTCGCAGTCAGATTCTGACGTTCCACCAGAAACTGAGGAGTGTCCATCCATCACAGCTGAGGCAGCCCTCGACTCAGATGAAGATGGGGACTTCCTGCCTGTGGACAAAGCTGGTGGGTTTAGTGGGACTCACCATCCCAGGCCTGGCCATGACCCACCCCCTATCCCCCAGCCAGACCCTCGCCCATCCCCTCCCCGCCCTGACGTGTGCATGGCTGACCCCGAGGGGCTCAGCTCAGAGTCTGGAAGGGTAGAGAGGCTACGGGAGAAGGAGAAGACACAGGGGAGAGTCGGCCGCAGGGCCCCAGGCAGGGCCAAGCCAGCGTCTCCTGCCCAGCGTCTGGATCTTCGGGGAAAACGCTCACCCACCCCTGGTAAAGGGACTGCAGATCGAGCATCCCGGGTGCCACCCCGACCACGCAGCACTCCAAGCCAGGTCACCCCAGCAGAGGAAAAGGATGGGCACAGCCCCATGTCCAAAGGCCTAGTCAATGGACTCAAGGCGGGACCAA CGGCCTTGGGTTCCAAGGGCGGCTCTGGCCCCCCTGTATATGTGGATCTTGCCTATATCCCGAATCATTGCAGTGGCAAGACTGCTGACCTTGACTTCTTCCGACGAGTGCGTGCATCCTACTATGTGGTCAGTGGGAATGACCCTGCCAATGGCGAGCCGAGCCGGGCTGTGCTGGACGCCCTGCTGGAGGGCAAGGCCCAGTGGGGGGAGAATCTTCAG GTAACTCTGATCCCTACTCACGACACGGAGGCGACTCGTGAGTGGTACCAGCAGACTCATGAGCAGCAGCAACAACTGAACGTTCTGGTCCTGGCGAGCAGCAGCACCGTGGTCATGCAGGATGAGTCCTTCCCAGCCTGCAAGATTGAGTTCTGA